A genomic segment from Streptomyces antibioticus encodes:
- a CDS encoding acyl-CoA dehydrogenase family protein, translating to MPATRALPTEEAVELIQLTRTLAAKELAPRVADAEADGTFPRDVFRTLGRSGLLGLPFAEEDGGAGQPYEVYLQVLEEVAAVWSSVAVGISVHALSCFPLARFGTEEQRRRWLPEMLAGELLGAYCLSEPHAGSDPAAMLTRAVRDGDDYVLNGAKAWTTHGGYADFYTVMARTSDDRTHGISCFLVPAGTPGLSADPPERKMGLTGSATATMRLDDVRVPAERLVGEEGQGLKIALASLDHGRLGIAAVACGLAQGALDHAVRYARERETFGKPIIEHQGLAFVLADMGAAIESARATALAAARLKDLGLPFTREASIAKLVATDNAMKVTTDAVQVLGGYGYTRDFPVERYMREAKVMQIFEGTNQIQRMIISRALDRNEGGVLTVLGKE from the coding sequence AGGCCGACGGGACCTTCCCCCGCGACGTCTTCCGCACCCTCGGCCGCAGCGGTCTGCTCGGACTGCCGTTCGCCGAGGAGGACGGCGGGGCGGGCCAGCCGTACGAGGTGTACCTCCAGGTGCTGGAGGAGGTCGCCGCCGTCTGGTCGAGCGTCGCCGTCGGCATCTCGGTGCACGCCCTGTCCTGCTTCCCGCTGGCCCGCTTCGGCACCGAGGAGCAGCGCCGCCGCTGGCTGCCCGAGATGCTCGCCGGTGAGCTGCTCGGCGCGTACTGCCTGTCCGAGCCGCACGCCGGGTCCGACCCGGCGGCCATGCTGACCCGCGCGGTCCGCGACGGCGACGACTACGTCCTCAACGGCGCCAAGGCGTGGACGACGCACGGCGGTTACGCCGACTTCTACACGGTCATGGCCCGCACCTCCGACGACCGCACCCACGGCATCTCCTGCTTCCTGGTCCCGGCGGGCACCCCGGGGCTGAGCGCCGATCCGCCGGAGCGGAAGATGGGTCTGACCGGCTCGGCGACGGCCACCATGCGGCTGGACGACGTCCGGGTGCCGGCCGAGCGGCTCGTGGGGGAGGAGGGACAGGGTCTGAAGATCGCGCTCGCCTCCCTCGACCACGGCCGGCTCGGTATCGCCGCCGTGGCCTGCGGCCTCGCCCAGGGCGCCCTCGACCACGCGGTGCGCTACGCCCGTGAGCGGGAGACCTTCGGCAAGCCGATCATCGAGCACCAGGGGCTGGCCTTCGTGCTGGCCGACATGGGCGCGGCGATCGAGTCGGCGCGGGCCACCGCGCTGGCCGCCGCGCGGCTGAAGGACCTCGGGCTGCCCTTCACACGGGAGGCGTCGATCGCCAAACTCGTGGCCACGGACAATGCCATGAAGGTGACCACGGACGCGGTGCAGGTCCTCGGCGGGTACGGATACACGCGCGACTTCCCCGTCGAGCGCTATATGCGCGAGGCCAAGGTCATGCAGATCTTCGAAGGAACCAACCAGATCCAGCGCATGATCATCTCCCGTGCGCTGGACCGTAACGAGGGCGGTGTGCTCACCGTCCTCGGCAAGGAGTGA
- a CDS encoding SDR family NAD(P)-dependent oxidoreductase has protein sequence MQLAHTAALVTGGASGLGAATAKALAGAGARVFALDLKDGVDKAPVVDGVTYVPADVTDPEQVRAAVATAAGSGVPLRTVVNCAGIGPSARILGKKGVHDLGLYAKVIQINLGGTFNVLALASEAIAETEADENGQRGVIVNTASIAAYDGQIGQAAYASSKGGVVGLTLPAARDLAQYGIRVCTIAPGIVETPMLATVSEEFRAGLAAGVPFPRRLALPEEYAKLALAIVDHDYLNGETIRMDGALRMAPR, from the coding sequence ATGCAGCTCGCCCACACCGCCGCCCTTGTCACCGGCGGTGCGTCCGGCCTCGGCGCGGCCACCGCGAAGGCCCTGGCCGGCGCCGGCGCCCGGGTCTTCGCCCTCGACCTCAAGGACGGCGTCGACAAGGCGCCCGTGGTCGACGGGGTCACCTATGTGCCCGCCGACGTCACCGACCCCGAGCAGGTCCGCGCGGCTGTGGCCACCGCGGCCGGCTCCGGCGTGCCGCTGCGCACGGTCGTCAACTGCGCCGGGATCGGCCCGTCCGCCCGGATCCTCGGCAAGAAGGGCGTCCACGACCTGGGTCTGTACGCCAAGGTGATCCAGATCAACCTGGGCGGCACCTTCAACGTGCTCGCGCTCGCCTCCGAGGCCATCGCCGAGACCGAGGCCGACGAGAACGGCCAGCGCGGCGTGATCGTCAACACCGCCTCCATCGCCGCCTACGACGGCCAGATCGGCCAGGCCGCCTACGCGTCCTCCAAGGGCGGTGTCGTCGGGCTGACCCTGCCGGCCGCCCGTGACCTGGCGCAGTACGGCATCCGGGTGTGCACCATCGCGCCGGGCATCGTGGAGACGCCGATGCTGGCCACCGTCTCGGAGGAGTTCCGCGCCGGGCTCGCGGCGGGCGTGCCCTTCCCGCGCCGGCTGGCCCTGCCCGAGGAGTACGCCAAGCTCGCGCTGGCGATCGTCGACCACGACTACCTCAACGGCGAGACGATCCGGATGGACGGCGCGCTGCGCATGGCGCCCAGGTAG